From a single Acidobacteriota bacterium genomic region:
- a CDS encoding serine/threonine protein kinase, whose translation MKPLAQNTMIQGRYLIVQLIGKGGMGEVYLAVDQRLGSAVALKRTFYAGDEALGQAFEREARTLARLRHPVLPKVSDHFGEGDQQYLVMEHISGDDLAKRLEVAQKAFPINWVMFWADQLLDALSYLHSHEPPIIHRDIKPQNLKLTDENHIILLDFGLSKSSTGNTLIREDGTGTSSGSSGSVVGYTPHYAPMEQIRGIGTNERSDLYALAATLYQLMTNVVPADALTRADRMLAGIEDPVEPLYMVNTEISKDVSDSIAKAMDLSQDKRYATAREMQKALRKAYAAMQAATSEKTVAFTAEESAKITEQSTAEPQVPATTSFDKTEVMDFSNAAGLAGAGAIAGSIAANEPDPEPVDMDATVAFNSDAGGSEVKQSDLKTEVFIGGAGLGDYGTPAETPPEQLVPEEAAPSDYSTPYDGSSEQPYDATVANFNAGGYGSDSGPSQPDEFYTTPGFTPESESGTDFQNEARSDDEAPFEEPAVAAAAAGSSQPAPAAKKKGSGGKILAIFAGLFAIFILALAGVGGGWYYYTNYYAGGQTDPEPTPLPTFEATPSPEPTLDVTFDSNVNSNSNSNANVNAATPTPTPTPVVETTPGTRGQPTPQRTRTPAGTRTPQRPTPQRPTPTPRRTGPGILQ comes from the coding sequence ATGAAACCACTTGCACAAAATACGATGATCCAGGGCCGCTACCTGATCGTCCAGCTCATCGGCAAAGGCGGGATGGGTGAGGTATATCTCGCCGTGGATCAGCGTCTCGGGAGTGCCGTCGCTCTTAAGCGGACATTTTATGCCGGCGATGAAGCTCTCGGACAGGCTTTTGAACGCGAGGCTCGTACTCTTGCCCGCCTGCGGCACCCGGTCTTGCCGAAGGTCAGCGACCATTTCGGCGAGGGTGATCAGCAGTATTTGGTGATGGAGCATATCTCGGGCGACGACCTGGCAAAGCGGCTCGAGGTTGCACAGAAGGCGTTCCCGATCAACTGGGTGATGTTCTGGGCCGATCAGCTTCTCGACGCTCTCTCGTACCTCCATTCGCATGAGCCGCCGATCATTCACCGCGACATCAAGCCGCAGAACCTTAAACTTACTGACGAAAATCACATTATCCTGCTCGATTTCGGCCTCTCGAAAAGCTCGACTGGAAACACGCTGATCCGTGAAGATGGGACGGGTACGTCCTCCGGAAGTTCTGGAAGCGTTGTCGGCTATACGCCTCATTACGCTCCGATGGAGCAGATCCGCGGGATAGGGACGAACGAGCGAAGTGATCTTTATGCTCTTGCGGCGACGCTCTATCAGTTGATGACAAACGTCGTCCCGGCGGATGCTCTAACCCGTGCCGACCGAATGCTTGCCGGTATCGAAGATCCGGTCGAACCGCTGTACATGGTGAACACGGAGATCTCGAAGGATGTCTCAGATTCCATCGCAAAGGCGATGGACCTCTCGCAGGATAAACGCTACGCGACCGCCCGCGAGATGCAAAAGGCCTTGCGGAAGGCCTATGCGGCGATGCAAGCCGCAACGTCTGAGAAGACCGTCGCATTCACTGCTGAAGAGTCGGCGAAGATCACCGAACAAAGCACGGCCGAACCGCAGGTCCCGGCTACGACCTCGTTCGACAAGACCGAGGTAATGGACTTTTCAAACGCTGCCGGGCTCGCAGGAGCAGGTGCGATCGCCGGCTCGATAGCTGCGAATGAACCGGACCCTGAACCGGTCGATATGGATGCGACCGTTGCGTTTAATTCTGACGCAGGCGGGTCGGAAGTGAAGCAATCCGACCTCAAGACAGAAGTATTCATTGGGGGGGCCGGCCTTGGCGATTACGGAACGCCGGCAGAGACGCCTCCAGAGCAACTTGTACCCGAGGAAGCGGCCCCGAGTGATTACTCGACGCCGTACGACGGGTCTTCAGAGCAGCCATACGACGCAACCGTTGCCAATTTTAATGCCGGCGGGTACGGTTCGGACAGCGGGCCTTCGCAGCCGGATGAATTTTATACCACGCCGGGATTCACGCCGGAGTCTGAGAGCGGAACAGACTTTCAGAACGAGGCTCGTTCTGACGATGAGGCCCCGTTTGAAGAACCAGCCGTAGCGGCCGCGGCGGCGGGCTCGTCGCAGCCTGCACCAGCAGCAAAAAAGAAGGGCTCGGGCGGCAAGATCCTAGCGATCTTTGCGGGCCTGTTCGCGATTTTTATTCTGGCTCTCGCGGGAGTCGGCGGTGGTTGGTATTACTACACGAACTATTATGCCGGCGGGCAGACGGACCCGGAGCCGACGCCGCTTCCGACATTTGAGGCAACGCCGTCGCCGGAACCGACCCTTGACGTAACGTTCGACTCGAATGTGAACAGCAATTCGAATTCGAATGCGAACGTGAACGCCGCGACCCCGACCCCGACCCCGACACCGGTCGTTGAGACAACCCCCGGAACTCGGGGGCAGCCAACGCCGCAGCGGACCCGAACACCCGCAGGTACGCGTACACCACAGCGGCCAACGCCTCAGAGGCCGACGCCGACACCGCGGCGAACAGGACCCGGAATTTTGCAGTAA